One window of Cuculus canorus isolate bCucCan1 chromosome 10, bCucCan1.pri, whole genome shotgun sequence genomic DNA carries:
- the RAB33A gene encoding ras-related protein Rab-33A isoform X2: MAAGGGRPPGPESSPEPYVQTRIFKIIVIGDSNVGKTCLTFRFCGGTFPDKTEATIGVDFREKTVEIEGERIKSVGTSPDCHDFSKMMDSGLATSSTSSLRTCGCISSGPVALCPARFLRCSCTWSSPTAGHSSISQSLPFPPGPWALWLEPLPEKTEANKSLRTSAFSTSWATGFPFSFCRWPTFSVVFL, encoded by the exons ATGGCGGCGGGTGGGGGGCGGCCGCCGGGCCCCGAGTCCTCGCCGGAGCCATACGTGCAGACCCGCATCTTTAAGATCATCGTGATCGGAGACTCCAACGTGGGCAAGACCTGCCTGACCTTCCGCTTCTGCGGGGGCACCTTCCCCGACAAGACCGAGGCCACCATCGGCGTGGACTTCCGCGAGAAGACGGTGGAGATCGAGGGGGAGCGCATCAAG tCTGTGGGAACTTCACcggactgccatgacttctcaaagaTGATGGacagtggcttagcaacttcatccaccagttccctcaggacctgcGGATGCATCTCTTCAGGTCCCGTGGCCTTGTGCCCTGCAAGGTTCCTTAGATGCTCTTGCACGTGGTCCTCTCCTACAGCGGGTCATTCTTccatctcccagtccctgccttttcctcctggCCCTTGGGCGCTGTGGCTGGAGCCGTTGCCGGAGAAGACCGAGGCAAACAAGTCATTGcgtacctcagccttctccacgTCCTGGGCAACCGggtttcccttttccttctgtaggTGGCCCACATTCTCCGTAGTCTTCCTTTAA
- the RAB33A gene encoding ras-related protein Rab-33A isoform X1 produces the protein MAAGGGRPPGPESSPEPYVQTRIFKIIVIGDSNVGKTCLTFRFCGGTFPDKTEATIGVDFREKTVEIEGERIKVQVWDTAGQERFRKSMVEHYYRNVHAVVFVYDVTKMTSFTNLKMWIEECNGHAVPPLVPRVLVGNKCDLKDLIQVPSSMALKFADAHNMLLFETSAKDPQESQNVDAIFMCLACRLKAQRSLLCRDLEGRPGQPRRLEPAHNTLSKSSCPC, from the exons ATGGCGGCGGGTGGGGGGCGGCCGCCGGGCCCCGAGTCCTCGCCGGAGCCATACGTGCAGACCCGCATCTTTAAGATCATCGTGATCGGAGACTCCAACGTGGGCAAGACCTGCCTGACCTTCCGCTTCTGCGGGGGCACCTTCCCCGACAAGACCGAGGCCACCATCGGCGTGGACTTCCGCGAGAAGACGGTGGAGATCGAGGGGGAGCGCATCAAG GTGCAAGTGTGGGACACAGCTGGCCAGGAGAGGTTTCGGAAGAGCATGGTAGAGCATTACTACCGCAATGTGCATGCCGTTGTCTTTGTTTACGACGTCACCAAGATGACCTCCTTCACTAACCTCAAGATGTGGATCGAGGAGTGCAATGGGCATGCTGTgcccccccttgtccccagggTGCTCGTGGGGAACAAGTGTGACTTGAAGGACCTGATCCAAGTGCCATCCAGCATGGCCCTCAAGTTCGCCGATGCTCACAACATGCTTTTGTTTGAGACCTCGGCCAAGGACCCTCAGGAGAGCCAGAACGTGGATGCCATTTTCATGTGCCTGGCCTGCCGGCTGAAGGCCCAGCGCTCGCTGCTCTGTCGGGACCTGGAGGGGCGGCCGGGGCAGCCCCGCAGGCTGGAGCCAGCGCACAATACCCTCAGCAAGAGCTCCTGCCCGTGCTGA
- the RBMX2 gene encoding RNA-binding motif protein, X-linked 2 isoform X2, translated as MRSAGAAMNPLTKVKLINELNAREAELGVQEAVSWHAEYKDSAWVFVGGLHYQLTEGDVICVFSQYGEVVNINLVRDKKTGKSKGFCFLCYEDQRSTILAVDNFNGIKIKGRTIRVDHVANYRPPKDSDDLDDVTKALHAKGCGVKTPPHTSSDSPSEEDDDVPVKKKKDKEKSKSERQKHSSQAVKRMVSAEEVRPRIKIKKEKEDPGYECYTSESQQSWKGSEGKPVSRTQRDEEERRHQRPSERRGGKSCQDQRGQSGLWDEREKREEAGRKSDGYSSWRDECPEGGRSRERGARESHSRQKERGSVRGSSRC; from the exons ATGCGCAGTGCCGGCGCCGCCATGAA CCCCCTTACGAAGGTGAAGCTGATCAACGAGCTGAACGCGCGGGAGGCGGAGCTGGGCGTGCAGGAGGCGGTGTCGTGGCACGCGGAGTACAAGGACAGCGCCTGGGTCTTCGTCG gCGGCCTGCACTACCAGCTGACGGAGGGGGATGTGATCTGCGTCTTCTCACA ATATGGGGAGGTCGTCAACATTAACCTGGTGCGGGACAAGAAGACTGGGAAGTCcaaaggcttttgttttctgtgctatgAGGACCAGAGGAGCACCATTCTCGCTGTTGACAACTTCAATGGCATCAAG ATCAAAGGAAGGACGATCCGCGTGGATCATGTGGCCAACTATCGGCCCCCCAAAGATTCTGATGACTTAGATGACGTCACGAAAGCCCTGCATGCAAAAGGCTGCGGAGTTAAAACACCACCTCATACATCATCTGATTCCCCATCAGAAGAGGATGatgatgtacctgtaaaaaagaaaaaag acaaggagaaaagcaaatcGGAGCGGCAAAAGCACAGCTCGCAGGCTGTGAAGAGGATGGTGTCTGCCGAGGAGGTGCGCCCCAGAATCAAGAttaagaaggagaaggaggaccCTGGCTACGAGTGCTACACCAGCGAGAGCCAGCAGTCCTGGAAGGGCTCTGAGGGGAAGCCTGTGAGCAGGACTCAGAGAGATGAGGAAGAGCGGAGGCACCAAAGGCCTTCagagagaagagggggaaagagCTGCCAGGACCAGAGGGGCCAAAGCGGTTTGTGGgatgagagggagaagagggaagaggctGGCAGGAAGAGTGACGGGTACAGCAGCTGGCGAGACGAGTGTCCCGAGGGAGGTAGATCGCGGGAGCGTGGTGCCAGGGAGTCCCATTCCAGGCAGAAAGAGCGGGGCTCTGTGAGAGGTTCCAGCCgctgctga
- the RBMX2 gene encoding RNA-binding motif protein, X-linked 2 isoform X1 has translation MLDSEGLDGKRGSGPGEAIQGLNLSLELGGEGLRLGPEPGRGCLGRRGGAWACAVPLPSSPPPRRRPALPADGGGCDLRLLTVSAAAPCPPRLCRCLSCSSVCCRYGEVVNINLVRDKKTGKSKGFCFLCYEDQRSTILAVDNFNGIKIKGRTIRVDHVANYRPPKDSDDLDDVTKALHAKGCGVKTPPHTSSDSPSEEDDDVPVKKKKDKEKSKSERQKHSSQAVKRMVSAEEVRPRIKIKKEKEDPGYECYTSESQQSWKGSEGKPVSRTQRDEEERRHQRPSERRGGKSCQDQRGQSGLWDEREKREEAGRKSDGYSSWRDECPEGGRSRERGARESHSRQKERGSVRGSSRC, from the exons ATGCTAGACTCTGAAGGCCTAGATGGGAAGAGGGGATCTGGGCCTGGGGAGGCAATCCAGGGCCTCAACCTGAGCCTGGAGTTGGGAGGAGAGGGGCTCAGGCTGGGGCCAGAGCCCGGGAGGGGGTGCCTGGGTCGAAGAGGGGGAGCATGGGCCTGCGCAgtgccccttccctcctctccccctccccgcaggCGGCCTGCACTACCAGCTGACGGAGGGGGATGTGATCTGCGTCTTCTCACAGTAAGTGCTGCAGCCCCATGCCCACCACGCCTCTGCCGCTGCCTCAGCTGCTCAAGTGTCTGTTGCAGATATGGGGAGGTCGTCAACATTAACCTGGTGCGGGACAAGAAGACTGGGAAGTCcaaaggcttttgttttctgtgctatgAGGACCAGAGGAGCACCATTCTCGCTGTTGACAACTTCAATGGCATCAAG ATCAAAGGAAGGACGATCCGCGTGGATCATGTGGCCAACTATCGGCCCCCCAAAGATTCTGATGACTTAGATGACGTCACGAAAGCCCTGCATGCAAAAGGCTGCGGAGTTAAAACACCACCTCATACATCATCTGATTCCCCATCAGAAGAGGATGatgatgtacctgtaaaaaagaaaaaag acaaggagaaaagcaaatcGGAGCGGCAAAAGCACAGCTCGCAGGCTGTGAAGAGGATGGTGTCTGCCGAGGAGGTGCGCCCCAGAATCAAGAttaagaaggagaaggaggaccCTGGCTACGAGTGCTACACCAGCGAGAGCCAGCAGTCCTGGAAGGGCTCTGAGGGGAAGCCTGTGAGCAGGACTCAGAGAGATGAGGAAGAGCGGAGGCACCAAAGGCCTTCagagagaagagggggaaagagCTGCCAGGACCAGAGGGGCCAAAGCGGTTTGTGGgatgagagggagaagagggaagaggctGGCAGGAAGAGTGACGGGTACAGCAGCTGGCGAGACGAGTGTCCCGAGGGAGGTAGATCGCGGGAGCGTGGTGCCAGGGAGTCCCATTCCAGGCAGAAAGAGCGGGGCTCTGTGAGAGGTTCCAGCCgctgctga
- the SLC25A14 gene encoding brain mitochondrial carrier protein 1 isoform X3, translating to MSGLSWKPFVYGGLASIVAEFGTFPVDLTKTRLQVQGQSTDARFREVRYRGMFHALFRICREEGGRALYSGIAPALLRQASYGTIKIGIYQSLKRLFVDRLEDETLLINVICGVVSGVISSALANPTDVLKIRMQAQGSLFQGGMIGSFIDIYQQEGTRGLWRGVVPTAQRAAIVVGVELPVYDITKKHLILSGLMGDTIFAHFVHFNWRCCSASVGFTCCGLKVTNTRPCMEGED from the exons ATGTCCGGGCTCAGCTGGAAACCCTTCGTGTACGGCGGGCTCGCCTCCATCGTGGCCGAGTTCG gcaCCTTCCCGGTGGACCTCACCAAGACGCGGCTGCAGGTGCAGGGCCAGAGCACGGATGCAAGGTTCCGTGAGGTGCGCTACCGTGGCATGTTCCATGCCCTCTTCCGCATCTGCCGCGAGGAGGGCGGCCGTGCCCTCTACTCGGG GATTGCCCCGGCACTGCTGAGACAGGCCTCGTACGGCACCATAAAGATTGGGATTTACCAGAGCCTGAAACGTTTGTTTGTGGATCGCCTGGAAG ATGAAACTTTGCTGATCAATGTGATCTGTGGAGTGGTTTCAGGGGTGATCTCCTCAGCACTCGCCAATCCAACAGATGTGCTGAAG attCGAATGCAGGCTCAAGGCAGTTTATTCCAGGGTGGCATGATTGGCAGCTTCATTGACATCTACCAGCAGGAGGGTACCCGTGGCCTCTGGAGG GGTGTTGTCCCGACAGCTCAGAGAGCCGCCATCGTGGTCGGGGTGGAGCTGCCAGTCTACGACATCACCAAGAAGCACTTAATTCTGTCAGGCCTGATGGGTGACACCATCTTTGCCCACTTTGT ACACTTTAACTGGAGGTGCTGCAGTGCTTCCGTTGGGTTTACCTGCTGTGGGCTGAAGGTGACGAACACTAGACCATGCATGGAGGGAGAAGACTAG
- the SLC25A14 gene encoding brain mitochondrial carrier protein 1 isoform X1, translated as MSGLSWKPFVYGGLASIVAEFGTFPVDLTKTRLQVQGQSTDARFREVRYRGMFHALFRICREEGGRALYSGIAPALLRQASYGTIKIGIYQSLKRLFVDRLEDETLLINVICGVVSGVISSALANPTDVLKIRMQAQGSLFQGGMIGSFIDIYQQEGTRGLWRGVVPTAQRAAIVVGVELPVYDITKKHLILSGLMGDTIFAHFVSSFTCGLAGAIASNPVDVVRTRMMNQRAIVGSTELYKGTLDGLVKTWKSEGFFALYKGFWPNWLRLGPWNIIFFITYEQLKRLPF; from the exons ATGTCCGGGCTCAGCTGGAAACCCTTCGTGTACGGCGGGCTCGCCTCCATCGTGGCCGAGTTCG gcaCCTTCCCGGTGGACCTCACCAAGACGCGGCTGCAGGTGCAGGGCCAGAGCACGGATGCAAGGTTCCGTGAGGTGCGCTACCGTGGCATGTTCCATGCCCTCTTCCGCATCTGCCGCGAGGAGGGCGGCCGTGCCCTCTACTCGGG GATTGCCCCGGCACTGCTGAGACAGGCCTCGTACGGCACCATAAAGATTGGGATTTACCAGAGCCTGAAACGTTTGTTTGTGGATCGCCTGGAAG ATGAAACTTTGCTGATCAATGTGATCTGTGGAGTGGTTTCAGGGGTGATCTCCTCAGCACTCGCCAATCCAACAGATGTGCTGAAG attCGAATGCAGGCTCAAGGCAGTTTATTCCAGGGTGGCATGATTGGCAGCTTCATTGACATCTACCAGCAGGAGGGTACCCGTGGCCTCTGGAGG GGTGTTGTCCCGACAGCTCAGAGAGCCGCCATCGTGGTCGGGGTGGAGCTGCCAGTCTACGACATCACCAAGAAGCACTTAATTCTGTCAGGCCTGATGGGTGACACCATCTTTGCCCACTTTGT CTCCAGTTTTACGTGTGGGCTGGCTGGGGCCATCGCCTCCAACCCTGTGGACGTGGTGCGGACTCGGATGATGAACCAGCGGGCAATAGTGGGCAGCACGGAGCTCTATAAGGGCACTCTGGACGGGCTCGTGAAG ACATGGAAGAGTGAGGGCTTCTTTGCACTCTATAAAGGTTTCTGGCCCAACTGGCTTCGGCTCGGTCCCTGGAACATCATT TTTTTTATCACATATGAGCAGTTGAAGCGCCTTCCATTCTGA
- the SLC25A14 gene encoding brain mitochondrial carrier protein 1 isoform X2: MSGLSWKPFVYGGLASIVAEFGTFPVDLTKTRLQVQGQSTDARFREVRYRGMFHALFRICREEGGRALYSGIAPALLRQASYGTIKIGIYQSLKRLFVDRLEDETLLINVICGVVSGVISSALANPTDVLKGVVPTAQRAAIVVGVELPVYDITKKHLILSGLMGDTIFAHFVSSFTCGLAGAIASNPVDVVRTRMMNQRAIVGSTELYKGTLDGLVKTWKSEGFFALYKGFWPNWLRLGPWNIIFFITYEQLKRLPF, translated from the exons ATGTCCGGGCTCAGCTGGAAACCCTTCGTGTACGGCGGGCTCGCCTCCATCGTGGCCGAGTTCG gcaCCTTCCCGGTGGACCTCACCAAGACGCGGCTGCAGGTGCAGGGCCAGAGCACGGATGCAAGGTTCCGTGAGGTGCGCTACCGTGGCATGTTCCATGCCCTCTTCCGCATCTGCCGCGAGGAGGGCGGCCGTGCCCTCTACTCGGG GATTGCCCCGGCACTGCTGAGACAGGCCTCGTACGGCACCATAAAGATTGGGATTTACCAGAGCCTGAAACGTTTGTTTGTGGATCGCCTGGAAG ATGAAACTTTGCTGATCAATGTGATCTGTGGAGTGGTTTCAGGGGTGATCTCCTCAGCACTCGCCAATCCAACAGATGTGCTGAAG GGTGTTGTCCCGACAGCTCAGAGAGCCGCCATCGTGGTCGGGGTGGAGCTGCCAGTCTACGACATCACCAAGAAGCACTTAATTCTGTCAGGCCTGATGGGTGACACCATCTTTGCCCACTTTGT CTCCAGTTTTACGTGTGGGCTGGCTGGGGCCATCGCCTCCAACCCTGTGGACGTGGTGCGGACTCGGATGATGAACCAGCGGGCAATAGTGGGCAGCACGGAGCTCTATAAGGGCACTCTGGACGGGCTCGTGAAG ACATGGAAGAGTGAGGGCTTCTTTGCACTCTATAAAGGTTTCTGGCCCAACTGGCTTCGGCTCGGTCCCTGGAACATCATT TTTTTTATCACATATGAGCAGTTGAAGCGCCTTCCATTCTGA
- the SLC25A14 gene encoding brain mitochondrial carrier protein 1 isoform X4: protein MVGLDDLKVLFQPTDSHSMSTIRPFQPGKASWAGQAADWRQDWEVQHSGATFQGLLPSLVTPRPACGSVRVLGAVRLSSHAVAVWRVPLSECLSPYRPGAASGLVFSGKCCDETLLINVICGVVSGVISSALANPTDVLKIRMQAQGSLFQGGMIGSFIDIYQQEGTRGLWRGVVPTAQRAAIVVGVELPVYDITKKHLILSGLMGDTIFAHFVSSFTCGLAGAIASNPVDVVRTRMMNQRAIVGSTELYKGTLDGLVKTWKSEGFFALYKGFWPNWLRLGPWNIIFFITYEQLKRLPF, encoded by the exons atggttggactcgatgatctcaaagttctttttcaACCAACCGATTCACATTCTATGAGTACCATAAGGCCATTCCAGCCCGGGAAGGCGAGCTGGGCTGGCCAGGCAGCAGACTGGCGACAAGACTGGGAGGTGCAGCACAGTGGGGCTACTTTCCAGGGTCTGCTCCCTTCTCTGGTCACACCTCGCCCTGCATGTGGCTCGGTGCGTGTCCTTGGGGCTGTGCGTCTCTCCTCACATGCTGTTGCAGTGTGGCGAGTTCCGCTCTCTGAATGTTTGTCTCCCTACAGGCCGGGGGCAGCCAGTGGCCTGGTCTTCTCTGGGAAGTGCTGTG ATGAAACTTTGCTGATCAATGTGATCTGTGGAGTGGTTTCAGGGGTGATCTCCTCAGCACTCGCCAATCCAACAGATGTGCTGAAG attCGAATGCAGGCTCAAGGCAGTTTATTCCAGGGTGGCATGATTGGCAGCTTCATTGACATCTACCAGCAGGAGGGTACCCGTGGCCTCTGGAGG GGTGTTGTCCCGACAGCTCAGAGAGCCGCCATCGTGGTCGGGGTGGAGCTGCCAGTCTACGACATCACCAAGAAGCACTTAATTCTGTCAGGCCTGATGGGTGACACCATCTTTGCCCACTTTGT CTCCAGTTTTACGTGTGGGCTGGCTGGGGCCATCGCCTCCAACCCTGTGGACGTGGTGCGGACTCGGATGATGAACCAGCGGGCAATAGTGGGCAGCACGGAGCTCTATAAGGGCACTCTGGACGGGCTCGTGAAG ACATGGAAGAGTGAGGGCTTCTTTGCACTCTATAAAGGTTTCTGGCCCAACTGGCTTCGGCTCGGTCCCTGGAACATCATT TTTTTTATCACATATGAGCAGTTGAAGCGCCTTCCATTCTGA
- the GPR119 gene encoding glucose-dependent insulinotropic receptor gives MSGTQHHWAVLPQGTDMASSALGVILAVLASLIITANVLVAIALLRLIQKSGSKGLYFVLNLAVADAMVGFTVMGLVMDEFSEPFHPPQIFCVLRMAFVTSSSAASILSLILVACDRHLALRKPFHYFQLVTGLRVGVRLVGLWLVAAVIGFLPVLTPAFQKISTDEKCSFFGVFQPAYMLAVFCFGFFPALFLFIYLYCDMLKIASAHVQQIREVEHAGLAGGCPASRTTSDMKAMRTVAALIGCFTLSWLPFFIASIVQTVCLECFPYKVIESYLWLLGLCNSLLNPLLYSFWQKDVRLQLSQLVAGVKRRVLLHLGKGRHFPGGGTKPLPTISCPQLQD, from the coding sequence ATGTCGGGGACACAGCATCATTGGGCTGTCCTCCCCCAGGGGACAGACATGGCCAGCTCAGCCCTGGGAGTcatcctggctgtgctggcCTCTCTCATCATCACCGCCAACGTACTGGTGGCCATCGCTCTCCTTCGCCTCATCCAGAAGAGTGGCTCCAAGGGGCTCTATTTTGTCCTTAACCTTGCTGTTGCGGATGCTATGGTTGGGTTCACGGTCATGGGTCTGGTCATGGATGAGTTTTCAGAGCCCTTTCATCCTCCCCAGATCTTCTGTGTCCTGAGAATGGCTTTTGTGACCTCTTCTTCCGCTGCCTCTATACTATCCCTGATCCTGGTTGCCTGTGACAGGCACCTGGCACTCAGGAAACCTTTCCACTATTTCCAGCTGGTGACAGGCCTGCGGGTTGGCGTGCGGTTGGTGGGTCTGTGGCTGGTTGCTGCTGTCATCGGCTTCCTCCCAGTCCTCACCCCTGCCTTTCAGAAGATCTCCACCGATGAGAAATGCTCCTTCTTTGGAGTCTTCCAACCTGCCTACATGCTTGCCGTCTTCTGCTTTGGCTTCTTCCCAGCGCTATTCCTCTTCATTTACCTCTACTGTGACATGCTGAAAATCGCCTCCGCACACGTGCAGCAGATCCGGGAAGTAGAACacgcagggctggcagggggcTGTCCGGCGTCCCGCACCACCAGTGACATGAAGGCCATGCGCACCGTTGCTGCGCTCATCGGGTGCTTCACGCTGTCCTGGTTGCCGTTCTTCATTGCCAGCATCGTGCAAACTGTCTGTCTCGAGTGCTTCCCCTACAAAGTCATCGAGAGCTACCTCTGGCTGCTGGGACTGTGCAACtccctcctgaaccccctgCTCTACTCCTTCTGGCAGAAGGACGTGCGgctgcagctctcccagctggtTGCAGGTGTGAAGAGGAGAGTCCTCCTCCATCTGGGGAAGGGACGTCATTTCCCTGGCGGAGGCACCAAGCCTCTCCCCACCATATCCTGCCCGCAGCTCCAGGACTGA